Proteins encoded within one genomic window of Aquarana catesbeiana isolate 2022-GZ linkage group LG03, ASM4218655v1, whole genome shotgun sequence:
- the LOC141134823 gene encoding olfactory receptor 1468-like, which produces MYFFLSQLSISDIILSTDISPNMLNIVLHEGTSISLSGCMTQYFFFGFSEVSECFLLMVMSYDRYLAICSPLHYASIMSPTLCINLVLVSWLFSFSIALILTLSMCQLQFCGSNTINHFFCDFYPLVELSCSDVSIIQIESTVLSIPVLVVPFLVIVVSYTCIVLAILKISSLSRRVKTFSTCSSHLTVVTIFYGTLITMYMIPNEGQSQMITKILALLYTVFTPFLNPFIYSLRNKDIKEALRNVLYNKKV; this is translated from the coding sequence ATGTACTTCTTCCTCTCCCAACTTTCTATAAGCGACATCATTTTGTCCACAGATATTTCCCCAAACATGCTAAACATTGTACTACATGAGGGGACCTCCATATCTCTCTCTGGATGCATGACCCAGTACTTTTTTTTTGGCTTCTCAGAAGTATCTGAATGTTTCCTTCTGATGGTGATGTCCTACGATCGCTATCTAGCCATCTGTTCTCCTCTTCATTATGCCTCCATTATGAGCCCTACACTTTGCATTAATTTAGTTCTTGTATCTTGGTTGTTCAGCTTCTCTATAGCACTAATACTAACTCTTAGTATGTGCCAACTACAATTCTGCGGATCAAACACTATTAACCATTTCTTTTGTGATTTTTATCCTTTGGTAGAACTTTCCTGTTCAGATGTATCCATAATTCAAATTGAATCCACTGTATTGAGCATTCCTGTGTTGGTGGTGCCATTCCTCGTGATAGTAGTTTCATATACATGCATTGTTTTAGCCATATTAAAGATATCCTCCCTTTCAAGAAGAGTAAAAACCTTTTCTACTTGCAGTTCCCACCTGACAGTGGTGACTATATTTTATGGGACTCTAATTACCATGTATATGATCCCAAATGAAGGGCAATCACAAATGATAACAAAGATCCTGGCTTTATTATACACTGTATTTACACCCTTTCTAAATCCTTTCATATATAGTCTGAGGAATAAGGATATAAAGGAAGCTTTGAGAAATGTTTTGTATAACAAAAAGGTTTAG